From the genome of Vibrio porteresiae DSM 19223, one region includes:
- a CDS encoding NADPH-dependent oxidoreductase, with protein MNDVLRTLFNHKSDRLFTDETIDDAALDNIINAAYHAPTSINSQQVSVIVVRDQERRAHLAQLCGNQPWVAKAPVFLVFVFDMHKTELGMAQVEVKQQAHESIEAIVSGATDVGIALSSSLVAAHSLGLGGVPIGGIRLHPQQVVEYLNLPQHTFAVAGLAIGHIEQHAHVKPRLPMATFRHEERYQEANMVEHIQQYNQQLLEHWQNIGRSEGEDWSHSIANYYQRVYYPDVAPTLKKQGFTNKF; from the coding sequence ATGAACGATGTACTTCGTACTCTTTTCAACCACAAAAGCGATCGTCTATTTACTGATGAAACCATCGATGATGCAGCGCTCGACAACATCATCAACGCCGCTTATCACGCACCGACGTCCATCAACTCTCAGCAAGTTTCAGTGATTGTCGTGCGAGACCAAGAGCGCCGAGCTCACCTAGCACAGCTGTGCGGCAACCAACCTTGGGTGGCAAAAGCGCCTGTTTTCTTGGTGTTTGTCTTCGACATGCATAAAACAGAGCTAGGTATGGCGCAAGTAGAGGTGAAACAGCAAGCTCATGAGAGCATTGAGGCGATTGTCTCTGGTGCAACTGATGTGGGGATCGCGTTAAGTAGTTCACTGGTGGCTGCGCACTCTCTTGGTTTGGGCGGAGTGCCTATTGGTGGCATTCGCTTGCATCCACAACAAGTCGTTGAATACCTGAACTTACCACAACACACCTTTGCCGTAGCTGGCTTAGCGATTGGTCATATTGAGCAGCACGCTCACGTCAAACCTCGCTTACCGATGGCAACGTTCCGCCATGAAGAACGTTATCAAGAAGCAAACATGGTCGAGCATATCCAACAGTACAACCAACAATTGCTAGAACATTGGCAAAACATTGGCCGTAGCGAGGGTGAAGATTGGAGTCATTCGATTGCCAATTACTACCAACGTGTTTACTACCCAGATGTGGCACCAACATTGAAAAAACAGGGTTTCACCAATAAGTTCTAA
- the rarD gene encoding EamA family transporter RarD, which translates to MFKGVFLSVLSSSLFGGLYYYATLLMPLTGQQIYGWRMLLTFPFITAFLWFSGDFQLVTKLFQRIKQKPILILYLAISSGLLGVQQLLFMWAPINGRAMQVSEGYFLLPLTMLLVGRFVYREHLTPIQILAGISAAIGVGHEVLQMGGISWETALVACGFPIYFMWRRYLDANHLGGFWFDMMFILPVAAWFTTQVEDYSVTLSINHHLPLLLLFLALISAIAFIAYIISSRLLPLSLFGLLGYVEPVWLVIVSILLGETISQAQLFTYVPIWCAVALLVLEGILSLVHKVRLRYA; encoded by the coding sequence ATGTTTAAAGGGGTCTTTCTTTCTGTTCTTTCGAGCAGTCTTTTTGGTGGATTGTATTATTACGCTACCTTGCTAATGCCTCTGACTGGCCAACAGATTTATGGTTGGCGGATGTTGCTGACGTTTCCATTTATTACCGCATTTCTCTGGTTTTCTGGTGATTTCCAGTTGGTCACTAAGCTGTTTCAACGTATCAAGCAAAAACCCATTTTGATTTTGTACTTAGCGATTTCTTCGGGATTACTCGGCGTGCAACAACTGCTGTTTATGTGGGCCCCGATTAATGGTCGAGCGATGCAGGTCTCTGAAGGGTATTTTCTGCTGCCGTTAACGATGCTATTGGTGGGCCGTTTTGTTTACCGTGAACATTTAACACCGATCCAAATTTTGGCTGGAATCAGCGCCGCTATTGGCGTAGGACACGAAGTGTTGCAAATGGGTGGAATCTCTTGGGAGACGGCGCTTGTCGCTTGTGGATTTCCCATCTACTTCATGTGGCGCCGATATTTAGATGCCAACCATCTGGGTGGCTTTTGGTTTGACATGATGTTTATTTTGCCTGTTGCAGCTTGGTTTACCACTCAAGTTGAAGATTACTCAGTGACCTTGAGCATCAATCATCATTTGCCACTGTTATTGCTGTTTTTGGCGTTAATCAGTGCGATTGCTTTTATCGCATACATCATTTCGAGCCGCTTACTGCCGCTAAGCCTGTTTGGCTTATTGGGGTATGTGGAGCCGGTGTGGCTGGTGATCGTATCGATTTTATTGGGTGAAACCATTTCCCAAGCGCAGCTCTTTACTTATGTACCGATTTGGTGTGCGGTGGCGTTGTTAGTGTTAGAAGGGATACTCAGTTTGGTGCATAAAGTGCGGTTGCGTTATGCCTAA
- a CDS encoding TonB-dependent receptor, with protein sequence MNKFRYNKINIALSMILSSMMVSTAAYSADENSSTSESNKNQAQNKTNSKVQTETIVVMGDKEKGTTFRPKSVTMGPLGEQNLHDLPYAATVFNQDMLEDRQITGLDGVLKYDSSAQMEARGGMDVGRPQTRGVEGSVVANTHLDGMNVVATTAQPIELYQRVEVIHSLTGALYGSATPAGNFNYEFKRPTLDYLNNVNVGLDSNGARKLALDLGGTPYQHLGYRINLIKEQGAGYVSGSQIDRKAVGLAFDIYATDQTTIELNGSYYRYKKYGFPGSFSYTVSSGLPSAVDPTKRGYGQSFAGSDLETTTGSFKVKHDINDTWKFEAGMLGQKVDRTMTSPTNTINGDGTFTQTVSTQKVARRFKLISNEARFNGNFSTAGIDHQMTVGTTGYDWKNYSVTGNSGVSRYTLGSNIDLDDPQQADSPTFYTDGDYSLASKTITQSGILGDLIQFNDQWSMLLVGSYSHFDTLNSSSSDYHDDGVSSTESVMYKPLTDTMTYVAYSDTLEAGQVVTDTDYDNYGETLAPYRSRQIETGVKQSFAGMDANLALFRIKRPLAYASNNVYQVQGMQRNYGLELGLNGNVTSQVKVMANGTWLDATLTDAFSESAENKRVVGVPRFQANLLAEYDFIDLPGFSVNANVHYVGKRAADADNDIWVSAYTTLDLGAKYITRRFYGKKMTVRLNVTNVTNERYWASVFPSTIYGNASSGGSAFLGDPLQANLTTSIEF encoded by the coding sequence ATGAATAAATTTCGCTACAATAAAATAAATATCGCATTGAGCATGATTCTCTCAAGTATGATGGTTTCTACAGCAGCCTATTCGGCAGATGAAAATTCCAGCACCAGTGAGTCAAATAAAAATCAGGCTCAAAATAAAACAAATTCAAAAGTTCAAACCGAAACCATTGTTGTCATGGGAGATAAAGAGAAAGGCACCACTTTTCGTCCTAAAAGTGTCACCATGGGGCCACTTGGTGAGCAAAACTTGCATGATTTGCCTTATGCCGCCACTGTCTTTAATCAAGATATGTTGGAAGACCGCCAAATTACGGGCTTAGATGGGGTGTTAAAGTACGACTCTTCTGCGCAGATGGAAGCGCGTGGTGGCATGGATGTAGGGCGTCCGCAAACACGTGGTGTTGAAGGTAGTGTTGTGGCAAATACTCATCTTGATGGTATGAATGTGGTCGCCACAACAGCACAACCTATCGAGCTTTATCAACGTGTTGAAGTGATTCATAGCTTAACCGGTGCGCTATATGGGTCAGCAACGCCCGCAGGAAACTTTAACTATGAATTTAAGCGACCAACGCTCGATTATCTTAATAATGTCAATGTCGGTTTAGACAGTAATGGTGCGCGTAAACTGGCTCTTGATCTCGGTGGTACGCCATATCAACACTTAGGATATCGAATCAATCTAATCAAAGAGCAGGGCGCAGGTTACGTCTCTGGCTCACAAATTGACCGCAAAGCGGTTGGGCTAGCGTTTGATATCTACGCCACCGATCAAACCACCATTGAGCTTAATGGTAGCTACTATCGCTATAAAAAATATGGATTTCCTGGCTCCTTTTCCTACACTGTTTCGTCAGGTTTACCCAGTGCTGTTGACCCGACTAAGCGTGGTTATGGTCAGAGCTTTGCGGGGAGTGATCTAGAAACCACAACGGGCAGCTTTAAAGTCAAACACGACATCAATGATACGTGGAAATTTGAAGCGGGCATGTTGGGGCAGAAAGTCGATCGTACAATGACATCTCCAACTAACACCATTAACGGGGATGGCACGTTCACGCAAACTGTGTCGACCCAAAAAGTGGCTCGTCGTTTCAAACTGATCAGTAATGAAGCTCGCTTTAATGGCAATTTTTCCACTGCGGGTATTGACCACCAAATGACGGTGGGAACAACGGGGTACGATTGGAAAAACTATTCAGTGACAGGTAACTCTGGGGTAAGTCGCTATACCTTAGGTTCTAATATTGATTTGGATGATCCGCAACAGGCTGATTCACCAACTTTCTACACCGATGGCGATTACTCATTAGCATCAAAAACCATCACACAGTCAGGCATATTGGGCGATTTGATTCAGTTTAATGATCAATGGTCAATGCTATTAGTGGGAAGTTACAGCCATTTCGATACCCTCAATAGTTCATCGAGTGATTACCACGACGATGGTGTGAGCAGCACTGAATCGGTGATGTATAAACCTTTAACCGACACCATGACTTACGTAGCGTATTCTGACACGCTTGAAGCTGGGCAAGTGGTGACGGATACGGACTATGATAACTACGGCGAAACCTTAGCTCCTTATCGCAGCCGTCAAATTGAAACGGGTGTTAAACAGAGTTTTGCTGGAATGGATGCTAACTTGGCACTGTTTAGAATCAAACGTCCATTGGCTTATGCGTCGAATAATGTGTATCAAGTTCAGGGGATGCAGCGAAATTATGGTTTAGAGTTAGGTCTCAACGGTAATGTAACCTCCCAAGTGAAAGTGATGGCGAACGGCACCTGGTTAGACGCCACTTTAACTGACGCCTTTAGTGAATCTGCGGAAAACAAACGTGTGGTTGGTGTACCACGTTTTCAAGCCAACCTATTAGCGGAATACGACTTTATCGACTTACCTGGATTTTCTGTAAACGCAAACGTGCACTATGTGGGCAAACGTGCCGCTGATGCCGATAACGATATTTGGGTAAGTGCGTATACCACACTAGATTTAGGTGCCAAATACATCACTCGCCGCTTCTACGGTAAAAAAATGACCGTTCGTTTGAATGTGACTAACGTAACCAATGAACGTTACTGGGCATCGGTATTCCCATCCACGATCTACGGTAATGCCAGCTCTGGTGGTTCAGCCTTCCTCGGCGATCCGCTACAAGCCAATCTCACTACTTCTATTGAATTTTAA
- a CDS encoding ABC transporter substrate-binding protein, protein MAIKRMPWLKPASLKPYFLTTMCLLVGVLCVTKVFADVPSSHPIFTGTPAVHTVTYYDHVEVTVPKTIHKVASAWEAQNSILVMLGAGDKIVATTRVAKSIPAFRRFVPSIAHTALATMGHANDINVEALVALHPDILFSPYGLSPAKQHQLEQAGIAVASFHSNSLAALVERVGITGELLGPQAAIKAKQYQDYFRANEQLVKERLSTIPSKQRLKVYVASGMPLLTSGRPSLNQDWIDLGGGINVAEHWHLGPTHYGKANVNIEKIMAADPDVIIAMTAKDAQTILTSPQWHSVRAVKQHHVVVNPRGLFFWCRETSEEALQFVWLAKTLYPDLFSDLDMAHITQDFYQRFYAVTLTAAEVDDFLHPTH, encoded by the coding sequence ATGGCTATAAAACGAATGCCATGGTTAAAACCAGCGAGTTTGAAACCCTATTTTCTAACAACGATGTGTTTGCTGGTGGGGGTATTGTGCGTGACGAAAGTTTTCGCTGATGTTCCTTCCTCCCATCCCATTTTTACCGGAACGCCTGCCGTTCATACGGTGACCTATTACGATCATGTTGAGGTCACGGTTCCTAAAACCATTCATAAAGTGGCTTCTGCATGGGAAGCACAAAATTCCATTCTGGTGATGCTTGGGGCTGGCGACAAAATTGTCGCAACGACACGAGTAGCCAAAAGCATTCCCGCTTTTCGTCGCTTTGTTCCGTCGATTGCACATACGGCATTGGCGACCATGGGGCATGCCAATGACATCAACGTTGAAGCCCTAGTGGCGCTTCATCCGGATATATTGTTCTCACCCTATGGACTTTCACCAGCAAAACAGCATCAGCTCGAACAAGCTGGTATCGCCGTGGCGAGTTTTCACAGCAACTCATTGGCCGCGTTGGTGGAACGTGTTGGTATTACTGGAGAACTATTAGGACCGCAGGCAGCAATTAAGGCCAAACAGTACCAAGATTATTTTCGTGCCAATGAACAGTTAGTCAAAGAGCGGTTATCTACCATTCCTTCCAAGCAGAGGCTCAAAGTCTATGTGGCGTCGGGGATGCCTCTTTTAACCTCAGGCCGACCATCGCTAAATCAGGATTGGATTGATTTGGGCGGCGGGATTAACGTTGCTGAACATTGGCACCTTGGACCTACCCATTACGGCAAGGCCAATGTCAATATTGAGAAGATCATGGCGGCAGATCCCGACGTCATCATTGCCATGACCGCTAAGGACGCACAGACCATTCTTACCTCCCCACAATGGCATAGTGTGCGCGCAGTAAAGCAGCATCATGTCGTAGTCAATCCTCGTGGGCTGTTCTTTTGGTGTCGTGAAACTTCTGAAGAGGCGCTGCAGTTTGTTTGGTTAGCAAAGACACTCTACCCAGACCTATTTTCTGATTTAGATATGGCGCACATTACCCAAGACTTTTATCAGCGTTTTTATGCAGTGACGTTAACAGCAGCGGAAGTGGATGACTTCCTTCATCCGACGCATTGA
- a CDS encoding ABC transporter ATP-binding protein has translation MDKAYQSVPLLTARHLAFSYGQTPLISDVSLQVAQGEIVSLLGANGAGKSTLLQLLLGFLTPQQGEILLGDKPMNNMSRQELASHIAYVPQYHQCPFPYKVHEIIEMGCFARNGFLGKQSKEDRSRALTLLEEFQIAHLAHRAYTHISGGERQLVLLCRALMQGAKLLLLDEPASALDFGHQARFLGQLKRLTQRGISVLMSTHHPQHAQAIAQRVVLLAEGRLIQQGTPKEVLTCAAMAKLYGLSAQELALVMTPAVRGGEHEL, from the coding sequence ATGGATAAAGCCTATCAATCGGTGCCGTTGTTAACGGCGCGCCATTTAGCTTTTAGTTACGGGCAAACGCCACTGATTAGTGATGTATCGCTACAAGTCGCACAAGGTGAAATCGTCTCTTTATTGGGAGCCAATGGTGCGGGGAAAAGTACCCTTTTGCAGCTATTGTTGGGTTTTTTAACGCCCCAGCAAGGGGAAATTTTGTTGGGAGATAAACCCATGAACAACATGAGTCGCCAGGAGCTTGCCTCTCACATCGCCTATGTTCCTCAATATCACCAGTGTCCATTTCCTTACAAAGTTCATGAGATTATCGAGATGGGCTGTTTTGCACGTAACGGATTTTTAGGTAAGCAGAGTAAGGAAGACCGCTCTCGAGCTCTGACATTACTTGAAGAATTTCAAATTGCCCACTTGGCTCATCGTGCGTACACCCACATTTCCGGTGGTGAAAGGCAGTTGGTGTTACTTTGTCGAGCTCTGATGCAGGGGGCAAAGTTGTTGCTGCTTGATGAACCTGCTTCTGCCCTTGACTTTGGTCATCAAGCACGATTTTTAGGTCAGTTAAAAAGGCTCACTCAACGCGGCATTTCAGTGCTGATGAGTACACATCATCCTCAACATGCCCAAGCGATCGCCCAGAGAGTGGTACTCCTTGCCGAGGGAAGATTGATCCAACAAGGTACTCCGAAGGAGGTGCTCACTTGTGCAGCAATGGCGAAATTGTATGGTCTATCTGCTCAGGAGTTAGCGCTAGTGATGACACCTGCGGTGCGAGGAGGTGAGCATGAGCTCTGA
- a CDS encoding FecCD family ABC transporter permease, which translates to MSSELLDKTSQSSERLVSLWHSYGLKMVGLLALVLIVLVFGLTVGSYPVSWQQVVTALGRELQNAPLNEHELLIHDVIFAIRLPRVLAAVIVGMALATAGSAYQAIFRNPLVSPGILGVLSGAAFGATLGMLLHQSDLWIQVWAFGFGLVAVMVGLLIGQMFGGASLIMLILGGMLSSALFGAFLSIIKYLADPTDELPSITYWLMGSLGMTSLSETLWLAIPIVISTLLLWMLGRALDILSMGDQEALSLGVPVKTVRYVVIGLATLISALSVSIAGMIGWIGLLAPHIARLVLGPMNTRLLPASTLLGAVFLVLADCVARTAAQVEIPIGIVTECMGLPMFLLVLHRAKQGWN; encoded by the coding sequence ATGAGCTCTGAGTTGCTCGATAAAACAAGCCAAAGCTCAGAGAGGTTAGTGAGCTTGTGGCACAGTTATGGATTGAAAATGGTGGGGTTACTCGCCTTAGTTCTTATCGTATTGGTCTTTGGGCTGACCGTGGGAAGTTACCCAGTCAGTTGGCAGCAAGTGGTTACGGCACTGGGTCGAGAATTACAAAATGCGCCGCTTAATGAGCATGAACTGCTGATTCACGATGTCATCTTTGCCATTCGCTTACCTCGAGTATTAGCCGCGGTTATCGTTGGTATGGCTTTGGCAACGGCTGGCTCAGCGTATCAAGCGATATTTCGTAACCCTCTTGTTTCGCCTGGAATTTTGGGAGTGCTATCAGGAGCTGCTTTTGGTGCGACACTTGGGATGCTCTTGCACCAAAGCGACCTGTGGATTCAAGTCTGGGCGTTTGGCTTTGGTTTAGTTGCCGTTATGGTAGGGCTGTTGATCGGGCAGATGTTTGGTGGCGCCTCACTTATCATGTTGATTCTTGGTGGGATGTTGAGCTCCGCGTTGTTCGGCGCTTTTCTTTCCATCATCAAATACCTTGCCGATCCAACCGATGAGCTGCCATCAATCACTTATTGGTTGATGGGGAGCTTAGGTATGACCTCGCTCAGCGAGACTCTTTGGCTTGCTATCCCAATCGTGATATCCACACTATTGCTCTGGATGCTGGGGCGAGCATTAGACATCTTGTCGATGGGTGATCAAGAAGCTTTATCATTGGGTGTGCCAGTCAAAACGGTACGTTACGTGGTGATTGGATTGGCAACGCTCATTTCCGCTTTATCTGTCTCGATAGCTGGGATGATTGGTTGGATAGGTCTACTTGCTCCGCACATCGCGCGTTTAGTGCTTGGGCCGATGAATACTCGACTTCTGCCAGCCAGTACCTTGCTTGGTGCTGTTTTTCTTGTGTTAGCCGATTGTGTTGCTCGCACGGCGGCGCAGGTTGAAATTCCAATTGGGATCGTCACTGAGTGTATGGGGCTTCCGATGTTCTTGCTGGTGTTACACCGAGCTAAACAAGGGTGGAATTAG
- a CDS encoding DUF4282 domain-containing protein, whose protein sequence is MKSVLVFDSMLTPKLITALYWLLLVISFLSGVGTMFSGYGGVTFMSFLLGLVTMLGCAVAARIWCELMIVIFKINDNLQGLRDSNLRANNVLNNNELNNKE, encoded by the coding sequence ATGAAATCTGTTCTCGTATTTGACTCTATGTTAACCCCAAAATTGATCACCGCTCTGTACTGGTTACTGCTGGTGATCTCATTTTTATCTGGAGTAGGCACGATGTTTAGTGGCTATGGTGGCGTGACCTTTATGAGCTTCTTATTGGGATTGGTCACCATGCTTGGGTGCGCAGTGGCCGCACGCATCTGGTGTGAACTGATGATCGTGATTTTTAAAATCAACGATAACTTGCAAGGTTTACGCGATAGCAATTTACGCGCGAACAATGTACTCAATAATAATGAACTCAATAACAAGGAGTAA
- the rplY gene encoding 50S ribosomal protein L25 → MKFEAVVRTELGKGASRRLRMAGEFPAIVYGGEAAPVSIALNHDEVMNQMDKPEFYEAITLVIDGQEVKVKPQDVQRHAYKPKVEHMDFIRI, encoded by the coding sequence ATGAAATTTGAAGCAGTAGTACGTACTGAACTAGGTAAAGGTGCGAGCCGCCGCCTACGTATGGCTGGTGAGTTTCCTGCTATCGTTTACGGTGGTGAAGCAGCTCCAGTATCAATCGCGTTGAATCACGATGAAGTGATGAACCAAATGGACAAACCTGAATTCTACGAAGCAATCACTCTAGTGATCGACGGTCAAGAAGTTAAGGTTAAACCACAAGACGTTCAACGCCACGCGTACAAGCCAAAAGTTGAACACATGGACTTCATCCGTATCTAA
- a CDS encoding glycosyltransferase family 2 protein → MKPISIVIITLNEEKRIGRLLSDLVGQNYRHFEVILVDSNSDDLTLQVAKGYQAHLPAMTIHKMDQRGVSLGRNTGAALAKHERLLFLDADVRLPPDFLDNAMEALEESKLEVAGVYRSAQHLSMKYKLGYSLFNSGLYASQFFFPTAVGACLFSTQRVHKELNGFDEQIELCEDCDYVKRASKTWRYRMLPASVKFEFDPRRLEQDGYLKTGGLYLKANLRRLFLGEMRNREIPYQFGHYEQ, encoded by the coding sequence ATGAAGCCTATTAGTATCGTTATCATTACCCTTAATGAAGAAAAACGCATTGGCCGTCTTTTGAGTGACTTAGTTGGCCAAAATTATCGTCATTTTGAAGTGATCTTGGTTGACTCAAACAGTGATGACCTCACCTTGCAAGTCGCCAAAGGTTACCAAGCACATTTGCCTGCGATGACCATCCATAAAATGGATCAACGTGGTGTTAGTCTGGGGCGTAATACTGGTGCAGCACTAGCAAAACATGAACGTTTGCTGTTTTTAGATGCAGATGTTCGTTTACCACCCGATTTTCTTGATAACGCCATGGAAGCGTTAGAAGAGAGCAAGTTGGAAGTTGCCGGTGTGTATCGCAGTGCTCAGCACTTGTCGATGAAGTACAAATTAGGTTACAGTCTGTTCAACTCAGGCTTGTATGCATCGCAATTCTTCTTCCCAACCGCGGTAGGAGCGTGTTTGTTCTCAACTCAAAGAGTGCATAAAGAACTCAATGGTTTTGATGAACAGATTGAACTGTGTGAAGATTGTGATTATGTAAAACGAGCTTCTAAAACATGGCGTTACCGTATGTTGCCAGCGTCGGTTAAGTTTGAATTTGACCCAAGACGGCTTGAGCAAGACGGTTACTTAAAAACGGGCGGGTTGTATTTAAAAGCGAACCTGCGTCGACTGTTCTTAGGCGAGATGCGTAATCGTGAAATTCCGTATCAATTTGGTCACTATGAACAGTAA